Proteins encoded by one window of Methanobacterium sp. CWC-01:
- a CDS encoding ABC transporter permease: MVIYLLALKNLRRNRMRNISTILGITMGVLVLLVLVGSGLGVTSFLDRIEGLSAGNQSSGGNTSENNSLNVSLTQYITSSLGINLDQYPAANDVVNLIRNVIFLLDGIASIALIIGVIGVYTTMFFNEVERRREVGLLKLMGFSEKQILLTFALEGTILGLISSLVGVILGSIGLYLLTQILGFGNLGLVLPGWLILMTITITTGLSFLLSLFPAWLASKNGFEGVFNPV; the protein is encoded by the coding sequence ATGGTGATCTACCTATTAGCCCTAAAAAATCTGCGTAGAAATCGTATGCGCAATATTTCCACGATTCTAGGCATAACTATGGGGGTGTTGGTTCTCCTTGTTTTAGTAGGATCTGGACTGGGCGTTACCAGTTTTTTAGATAGAATTGAGGGGTTGAGTGCTGGTAATCAATCTTCGGGTGGGAATACTTCAGAAAACAACAGTTTGAACGTTAGTCTGACTCAGTATATCACTTCTAGTTTAGGAATAAACCTGGATCAGTATCCGGCAGCTAATGATGTAGTAAATTTAATTCGAAACGTAATTTTTTTATTAGATGGAATAGCCAGTATTGCTCTAATTATTGGGGTGATAGGAGTTTACACCACTATGTTTTTCAATGAGGTGGAGCGGAGAAGAGAGGTGGGTCTGTTAAAGTTAATGGGATTTTCTGAGAAACAGATTTTACTGACCTTTGCATTGGAAGGTACCATTCTGGGACTGATTTCCTCCTTGGTTGGGGTGATCCTGGGCAGCATAGGGTTGTACCTGTTAACCCAGATCTTAGGTTTCGGTAACCTGGGATTGGTGTTGCCGGGATGGTTGATACTCATGACCATCACTATCACCACCGGCCTTAGTTTCCTTTTGAGTTTATTCCCGGCCTGGTTGGCATCTAAAAATGGTTTTGAGGGGGTATTCAATCCTGTCTAA
- a CDS encoding DUF308 domain-containing protein, whose translation MAEGNNVLLGILAIILGILVIAFPIFSVFTASVLAGLAIIFLGISLLAKSFGAWSESKGASIAFLILGIIAVVVGIGLFGSVVAFSFLASFWLYFAGFFLIISGIMSLFSKETVGKGVGALGIILGILYMILASYAWNPYYLAMLIGIWLIFDGIALFFVSPSELMKTESTE comes from the coding sequence ATGGCCGAAGGAAATAACGTTTTATTAGGTATTTTAGCGATCATTTTAGGTATCTTAGTTATTGCGTTCCCGATTTTCAGCGTGTTTACAGCAAGCGTACTGGCCGGGTTAGCTATAATCTTTTTAGGAATTTCACTACTTGCAAAGAGTTTTGGAGCTTGGAGCGAGAGTAAAGGTGCCAGTATAGCCTTTTTGATACTTGGAATCATCGCCGTAGTTGTTGGAATTGGTTTATTCGGAAGTGTAGTTGCTTTTAGTTTCTTAGCCAGTTTCTGGCTATACTTTGCAGGATTTTTCCTGATAATTTCAGGTATAATGTCACTATTTAGTAAAGAAACTGTAGGTAAAGGAGTCGGCGCATTAGGGATAATTTTAGGTATTTTGTATATGATATTAGCTTCCTATGCCTGGAACCCCTACTACCTGGCCATGTTAATAGGAATATGGCTAATATTTGATGGAATAGCCTTATTCTTCGTTAGTCCATCAGAATTGATGAAAACAGAATCAACAGAATAG
- a CDS encoding DUF308 domain-containing protein — translation MAETKNVFIGILAVILGLIVILFPLISVSTFSVIAGVGIIFLGIWILAQSFKAKSLAAGIADLIIAIFAIMLGIVFIGDIKAFQFFSSLALYIVGLFVALSGLTSLSGEGTKGKAIGILGIILGVLFIVMGTYAYNPLVLAAIIGAFLIIAGIMEIFDLFGAMNKKEEN, via the coding sequence ATGGCTGAAACAAAAAACGTTTTTATAGGTATCTTAGCAGTGATATTAGGTTTAATTGTCATTTTATTCCCTCTAATCAGCGTTTCCACATTCAGTGTTATCGCTGGAGTGGGTATCATATTTTTAGGAATCTGGATTTTAGCCCAGAGTTTTAAAGCTAAAAGTTTAGCAGCAGGAATAGCTGACTTGATCATAGCCATCTTTGCAATAATGCTGGGAATAGTGTTTATTGGAGATATTAAAGCATTTCAATTTTTTAGCTCCTTAGCACTGTATATAGTGGGATTATTCGTGGCATTATCCGGATTAACATCTCTATCTGGTGAAGGAACAAAAGGAAAAGCTATCGGAATTTTGGGAATAATTCTGGGTGTTTTATTTATAGTGATGGGTACATACGCATATAATCCATTGGTATTAGCTGCAATTATCGGCGCTTTCCTAATTATAGCCGGAATAATGGAGATTTTTGATCTTTTCGGGGCAATGAACAAAAAAGAAGAAAACTAA